A genomic stretch from Streptococcus oralis includes:
- the comGA gene encoding competence type IV pilus ATPase ComGA — protein sequence MVQEIAQKIIATAKEKKAQDIYFIPKEKSYELHMRIGDERCLVDSYEFDVLAAVISHFKFVAGMNVGEKRRSQLGSCDYQYDEKVSSLRLSTVGDYRGHESLVIRLLHDEEQDLHFWFQDMNELGEQYRQRGLYLFAGPVGSGKTTLMHELAQSLFKGQQVMSIEDPVEIKQEDMLQLQLNEAIGLTYENLIKLSLRHRPDLLIIGEIRDSETARAVVRASLTGATVFSTIHAKSIRGVYERLLELGVTEEELAVVLQGVCYQRLIGGGGIVDFANKDYQEHQPTSWNAQIDQLLKDGHITSLQAETEKISYS from the coding sequence ATGGTTCAAGAAATTGCACAGAAAATTATTGCGACTGCGAAAGAAAAGAAGGCTCAGGATATCTATTTTATCCCCAAGGAAAAGTCCTACGAGCTTCACATGCGGATTGGAGACGAACGGTGTCTAGTTGATTCCTATGAGTTTGATGTTTTAGCTGCTGTGATTAGTCATTTCAAGTTTGTGGCTGGGATGAATGTAGGAGAAAAGCGTCGCAGTCAGCTGGGTTCTTGTGATTATCAGTATGACGAAAAGGTTTCTTCACTGCGTTTGTCTACCGTGGGAGATTATCGGGGGCATGAGAGTTTGGTTATTCGTTTGTTGCACGATGAGGAGCAGGACCTGCATTTCTGGTTTCAGGATATGAACGAACTGGGTGAGCAGTACAGGCAACGGGGACTCTATCTCTTTGCAGGTCCAGTCGGAAGTGGCAAGACGACGCTGATGCACGAATTAGCCCAGTCTCTCTTTAAGGGGCAACAAGTTATGTCTATTGAAGATCCTGTCGAGATCAAGCAGGAAGACATGCTCCAGTTGCAGTTGAATGAAGCGATTGGCTTGACCTATGAAAATCTGATCAAACTGTCTCTACGTCATCGTCCTGACCTCTTGATTATCGGTGAAATTCGTGATAGTGAGACGGCACGTGCAGTTGTCAGAGCCAGTTTGACAGGGGCGACAGTCTTTTCGACCATTCATGCCAAGAGTATCCGAGGTGTTTATGAACGCCTTCTGGAGTTGGGTGTGACGGAGGAGGAACTAGCAGTTGTCCTACAAGGTGTCTGCTATCAGAGATTAATCGGGGGAGGAGGAATCGTTGACTTTGCAAACAAAGACTATCAAGAACATCAGCCAACCAGCTGGAATGCGCAGATTGACCAGCTTCTTAAAGATGGACATATCACAAGTCTTCAGGCTGAAACGGAAAAAATTAGCTACAGCTAA
- the comGF gene encoding competence type IV pilus minor pilin ComGF → MVQNSCWLSKSHKIKAFTLLESLIALIVISGGLLLFQAMSQLLISEVRYQKQSEQKEWLLFVDQLEAELERSQFEKVEGNRIYMKQDGKDIAMGKSKSDDFRKTDSSGRGYQPMVYGLKSAQITEENQLVRFRFQFQKGLEREFIYRVEKSKS, encoded by the coding sequence ATGGTTCAGAACAGTTGTTGGCTATCAAAGAGCCATAAGATCAAGGCTTTTACCTTGTTGGAATCTCTGATTGCCCTTATCGTCATTAGTGGAGGCTTACTCCTTTTTCAAGCTATGAGTCAGCTCCTCATTTCAGAAGTTCGTTACCAGAAGCAAAGCGAGCAAAAAGAGTGGCTCTTGTTTGTGGATCAACTGGAGGCAGAGTTAGAGCGTTCGCAGTTTGAAAAGGTGGAAGGCAATCGCATCTACATGAAACAGGATGGTAAGGATATCGCTATGGGTAAGTCTAAATCGGATGATTTTCGGAAGACTGATAGCAGTGGCCGGGGCTATCAGCCTATGGTTTATGGACTTAAATCCGCTCAGATTACAGAGGAAAATCAATTGGTTCGCTTTCGTTTCCAATTTCAAAAAGGCTTAGAAAGAGAGTTTATCTATCGTGTTGAAAAATCAAAAAGTTAA
- a CDS encoding acetate kinase produces the protein MTKTIAINAGSSSLKWQLYQMPEEIVLAKGLIERIGLKDSISTVKFDGRSEQQILDIEDHTQAVKILLDDLIRFDIIKGYDEITGVGHRVVAGGEYFKESTVVEGDVLEKVEELGLLAPLHNPANAAGIRAFKELLPDITSVVVFDTSFHTTMPEKAYRYPLPNKYYTENKVRKYGAHGTSHQFVAGEAAKILGRPLEELKLITCHIGNGGSITAVKGGQSVDTSMGFTPLGGIMMGTRTGDIDPAIIPYLMQHTDDFNTPEDISRILNRESGLLGVSERSSDMRDIHEAMRTGDEKAQLANEIFVDRIQKYIGQYLAVLNGADAIIFTAGIGENSVTIRQMVIEGISWFGCDVDPEKNVFGATGDISTEAAKVRVLVIPTDEELVIARDVERLKK, from the coding sequence ATGACTAAAACAATTGCAATCAATGCAGGAAGCTCGAGTTTGAAATGGCAACTTTACCAAATGCCAGAAGAAATAGTATTAGCGAAAGGCTTGATTGAACGTATTGGCTTGAAGGACTCTATCTCAACTGTAAAATTCGACGGCCGTTCTGAACAACAAATTCTTGATATTGAAGATCACACACAAGCTGTTAAAATTTTATTAGATGATTTGATTCGTTTTGACATTATCAAAGGTTATGATGAAATTACTGGTGTCGGGCACCGTGTCGTGGCTGGTGGTGAATATTTCAAGGAATCAACAGTCGTTGAGGGAGATGTGTTAGAAAAAGTTGAGGAATTGGGACTCTTGGCTCCTCTTCACAATCCAGCCAACGCGGCAGGAATTCGTGCCTTCAAGGAGTTGCTTCCAGATATTACCAGCGTTGTTGTTTTTGATACATCATTCCATACAACCATGCCAGAGAAAGCCTATCGTTACCCTCTTCCAAACAAATACTACACTGAAAATAAAGTTCGTAAGTATGGTGCCCATGGGACAAGTCATCAGTTTGTGGCGGGAGAAGCAGCAAAAATTTTGGGTCGACCACTAGAAGAGTTGAAATTGATTACTTGTCATATTGGAAATGGTGGTTCTATTACAGCTGTCAAAGGCGGTCAGTCTGTTGATACATCCATGGGATTCACTCCACTTGGTGGTATTATGATGGGGACTCGTACAGGTGATATTGATCCGGCAATTATCCCCTATTTAATGCAACATACAGATGACTTCAATACACCAGAGGATATCAGTCGAATTCTCAATCGTGAGTCAGGACTTTTGGGTGTTTCTGAGAGATCAAGCGATATGCGTGATATTCACGAAGCTATGCGTACAGGTGACGAGAAAGCGCAGCTGGCAAATGAGATTTTTGTGGATCGTATCCAAAAGTATATTGGTCAGTATTTGGCAGTTTTGAACGGTGCAGATGCCATTATCTTTACAGCTGGAATTGGAGAAAATTCTGTAACGATTCGTCAGATGGTTATTGAAGGCATTTCTTGGTTTGGTTGTGATGTGGATCCTGAAAAGAATGTCTTTGGCGCTACAGGAGATATCTCAACAGAAGCTGCTAAAGTTCGTGTCTTAGTCATCCCGACTGATGAAGAATTGGTCATCGCTCGTGACGTTGAACGCTTGAAAAAGTAA
- a CDS encoding class I SAM-dependent methyltransferase: MDFEKIEQAYTYLLENVQVIQSDLATNFYDALVEQNSIYLDGETELEQVKENNQALKRLALRKEEWLKTYQFLLMKAGQMEPLQANHQFTPDAIALLLVLIVEELLHKEEISILEIGSGMGILGATFLISLAKKVDYLGIEVDDLLIDLAASMADVIGLQAGFVQGDAVRPQMLKESDVVISDLPVGYYPDDAIASRYQVASSQEHTYAHHLLMEQGLKYLKSDGYAIFLAPSDLLTSPQSDLLKGWLKDEVSLAAIIALPEDIFSTASQAKSIFVLQKKRDKEIEPFVYPLTSLQDPAALLKFKENFQKWSKGTEM, encoded by the coding sequence ATGGATTTTGAAAAAATTGAACAAGCTTATACGTATTTACTAGAGAATGTCCAAGTCATCCAAAGTGATTTGGCGACCAACTTTTATGACGCCTTGGTAGAGCAAAATAGTATCTACCTAGATGGTGAGACCGAATTAGAGCAGGTCAAGGAGAACAATCAAGCTCTTAAACGCTTAGCGCTTCGCAAGGAAGAGTGGCTCAAGACCTACCAGTTTCTCTTGATGAAGGCAGGACAAATGGAGCCTTTGCAGGCCAATCACCAGTTTACGCCGGATGCCATTGCCCTCCTCTTGGTACTTATTGTGGAAGAGTTGCTTCATAAAGAGGAAATTAGCATCCTCGAAATAGGTTCTGGAATGGGAATTCTGGGTGCTACTTTCTTGATATCTCTTGCTAAAAAAGTAGATTACTTGGGAATTGAAGTGGATGATTTGCTGATTGATTTGGCGGCTAGTATGGCAGATGTGATCGGTTTGCAGGCAGGATTTGTCCAAGGTGATGCCGTTCGTCCGCAAATGCTTAAAGAAAGCGATGTGGTCATTAGCGACTTGCCTGTTGGCTATTACCCAGACGATGCCATCGCTTCACGCTATCAAGTGGCTTCTAGCCAAGAACATACCTATGCCCATCATTTGCTGATGGAGCAAGGCCTCAAGTACCTCAAGTCAGATGGCTATGCTATTTTTCTAGCTCCGAGCGACTTGTTGACCAGTCCTCAAAGTGATTTGTTAAAAGGTTGGCTCAAAGACGAAGTGAGTCTGGCTGCTATCATCGCTCTGCCAGAGGATATTTTCTCAACTGCAAGCCAAGCTAAAAGTATTTTTGTCTTACAGAAGAAAAGAGACAAGGAAATAGAACCATTTGTCTATCCTTTGACCAGTCTGCAAGATCCAGCTGCACTATTGAAATTCAAAGAAAATTTTCAAAAATGGAGCAAAGGTACTGAAATGTAA
- a CDS encoding DUF1033 family protein yields the protein MYRVIEMYGDFEPWWFIEGWEEDVIMSQSFDKYYDALKYYKSCWFELEKKNPLYKSRSDLMTIFWDPADQRWCDECDEYLQQYHSLALLQDEQVIPDEKLRPGYEKQTGQEKHRSCRMKWR from the coding sequence ATGTATCGTGTTATAGAAATGTATGGGGATTTTGAACCGTGGTGGTTTATAGAAGGCTGGGAAGAAGATGTCATCATGAGTCAATCTTTTGACAAGTATTATGATGCTCTAAAATATTATAAATCATGCTGGTTTGAGTTGGAAAAGAAGAATCCTCTTTATAAGAGTCGGAGTGATTTGATGACTATCTTTTGGGATCCTGCAGACCAACGTTGGTGTGATGAGTGTGATGAGTATTTGCAGCAGTATCATTCTTTGGCACTTTTACAGGATGAGCAAGTCATCCCCGATGAAAAGCTACGTCCAGGCTACGAAAAACAAACAGGTCAAGAAAAACACCGTTCTTGCCGCATGAAATGGAGATAA
- the comGC gene encoding competence type IV pilus major pilin ComGC: MKKLMIKLKKAKAQAFTLVEMLVVLLIISVLLLLFVPNLTKQKDAVDDKGKAAVVKVVESQAELYSLDKNEDASLSKLQADGRITAEQAKAYKDYHAKQKTSQTVAD; encoded by the coding sequence ATGAAAAAACTCATGATAAAACTAAAAAAAGCCAAGGCGCAAGCCTTCACTCTGGTAGAAATGTTAGTCGTCTTGCTCATCATCAGCGTACTTCTCTTGCTCTTTGTACCTAATTTGACCAAGCAAAAGGATGCCGTTGATGACAAAGGAAAAGCTGCTGTTGTTAAGGTGGTGGAAAGTCAGGCAGAACTCTATAGTCTGGACAAGAATGAAGATGCGAGTCTAAGCAAATTGCAGGCAGACGGCCGTATCACAGCTGAGCAAGCCAAGGCTTATAAAGACTACCATGCAAAACAAAAAACAAGTCAAACTGTTGCGGATTAA
- the comGD gene encoding competence type IV pilus minor pilin ComGD, which yields MQNKKQVKLLRIKAFTMLESLLVLGLVSILALGLSGSVQSSFAAVEEQIFFMEFEELYRETQKRSLASQQKTSLNLDGQTINNGSQKLTVPKGIQGPSGQSIIFDRAGGNRSLAKVEFQTRKGAISYRLYLGNGKIKRIKETKN from the coding sequence ATGCAAAACAAAAAACAAGTCAAACTGTTGCGGATTAAGGCCTTTACCATGCTGGAAAGTCTCTTGGTTTTGGGGCTTGTGAGTATCCTTGCTTTGGGCTTGTCCGGCTCAGTCCAGTCCAGTTTTGCAGCGGTGGAAGAACAGATTTTCTTTATGGAATTTGAAGAACTCTATCGGGAAACTCAAAAACGTAGTCTAGCAAGTCAGCAAAAGACCAGCTTAAACTTAGATGGGCAGACAATCAACAATGGCAGTCAAAAATTGACCGTTCCTAAAGGAATTCAGGGACCATCAGGACAAAGCATTATATTTGACCGAGCTGGTGGAAATAGATCTCTGGCTAAGGTTGAATTTCAGACCAGAAAAGGAGCAATCAGTTATCGATTATATTTAGGAAATGGAAAAATTAAACGCATTAAGGAAACTAAAAATTAG
- a CDS encoding class I SAM-dependent methyltransferase, which translates to MKHDFNHKAETFDSPKNIFLANLVCQAVEKQIALLSDKEILDFGGGTGLLALPLAKQAKSVTLVDISEKMLEQARLKAEEQGIRNLQLLEQDLLVNPLEQQFDLIVVSRVLHHMPDLDATLAVFHHHLGENGQVLIADFVKTDTNHHGFELAELENKLAQFGFSSIGSQILYSAEGLFLGNYAELFLTVAQKSLAD; encoded by the coding sequence ATGAAACATGATTTTAATCACAAAGCAGAAACCTTTGATTCGCCCAAAAACATCTTTCTTGCAAACTTGGTTTGTCAAGCGGTTGAAAAACAGATTGCTCTTCTATCAGACAAGGAAATACTGGATTTCGGTGGAGGGACAGGTCTATTAGCCTTGCCCCTAGCCAAGCAGGCTAAGTCGGTTACCCTTGTAGACATCTCTGAGAAAATGCTGGAGCAAGCACGTTTAAAAGCAGAAGAGCAAGGAATCAGGAATCTTCAACTCTTGGAGCAGGATTTACTGGTGAATCCTTTGGAGCAACAATTTGATCTGATTGTTGTCAGTCGGGTTCTTCATCATATGCCTGATCTAGATGCGACTCTTGCCGTGTTTCACCATCACCTTGGGGAGAATGGGCAAGTCCTCATTGCCGATTTTGTCAAGACAGATACCAACCATCACGGCTTTGAATTGGCTGAACTGGAAAACAAGCTCGCCCAGTTTGGTTTTTCGAGCATTGGCAGTCAGATCCTCTACAGTGCAGAAGGTCTTTTCTTAGGAAATTACGCAGAGCTCTTTTTAACAGTAGCCCAAAAATCACTCGCTGACTAA
- the nagA gene encoding N-acetylglucosamine-6-phosphate deacetylase — translation MPNYIKADQFFYPHGVRRGGYLELVDGKFGKHVEQIPEGAEVIDYTGYSIAPGLVDTHIHGFGGVDVMDNNIEGTLHTMSEGLLSMGVTSFLPTTLTSSYEQLLAVTENIGARYQEASGAKIRGIYFEGPYFTEKYKGAQNPAYMKDPRMDEFRAWQKAANGLLNKIALAPEREGVEDFVRTVTGEGVTVALGHSNATFDEAKKAVDAGASVWVHAYNGMRGLTHRELGMVGAMYELPHTYAELICDGHHVDPKACEILIKQKGTENIALITDCMTAGGLEDGDYMLGEFPVVVANGTARLKSTGNLAGSILKLKDGLKNVVEWGIANPHEAVMMASLNPAKSVHIDDVCGQIREGYDADFIVLDKDLELVATYLDGVKRYQA, via the coding sequence ATGCCTAATTATATTAAAGCGGATCAGTTTTTCTACCCACACGGAGTTCGTCGTGGCGGTTACTTGGAACTTGTGGATGGCAAGTTTGGAAAGCATGTAGAACAGATTCCTGAAGGAGCTGAGGTCATTGACTATACAGGCTACAGCATTGCACCAGGACTTGTGGATACCCACATTCATGGATTCGGTGGGGTGGATGTTATGGATAATAACATCGAAGGAACCCTTCATACCATGAGTGAAGGGCTCCTCAGCATGGGAGTAACGAGTTTCTTGCCAACTACTTTGACCTCATCTTATGAGCAATTGCTCGCGGTAACAGAAAATATCGGTGCCCGTTATCAGGAAGCAAGTGGAGCTAAGATTCGGGGAATCTATTTCGAAGGTCCGTATTTCACAGAGAAATACAAGGGAGCTCAAAACCCTGCCTACATGAAAGATCCTCGTATGGATGAGTTTCGTGCTTGGCAAAAAGCAGCAAATGGCTTGCTTAATAAAATTGCCCTTGCGCCAGAGCGTGAAGGTGTAGAAGACTTTGTTCGTACAGTTACGGGTGAAGGAGTGACCGTTGCTCTTGGGCACTCAAATGCGACTTTTGATGAAGCTAAAAAGGCAGTAGATGCTGGAGCGAGCGTTTGGGTACATGCCTACAATGGGATGCGTGGGTTGACTCACCGTGAGCTCGGTATGGTGGGAGCCATGTATGAATTGCCTCATACCTATGCAGAGTTGATCTGTGATGGTCATCACGTGGATCCAAAAGCCTGCGAAATCCTTATCAAACAAAAAGGAACAGAAAATATTGCTCTTATCACAGACTGTATGACAGCTGGTGGCTTGGAAGACGGCGACTACATGCTGGGAGAATTCCCGGTAGTGGTTGCCAATGGAACTGCTCGTCTCAAATCTACAGGTAACTTGGCAGGTTCTATTCTCAAACTCAAAGACGGTTTGAAGAATGTGGTCGAATGGGGCATTGCGAATCCACATGAAGCGGTCATGATGGCCAGCCTCAACCCAGCAAAATCCGTTCACATCGATGATGTCTGTGGTCAAATCCGTGAAGGCTATGACGCTGACTTTATCGTACTAGATAAAGATTTGGAATTGGTAGCAACCTACCTAGATGGTGTGAAACGTTATCAAGCATAG
- the rnpA gene encoding ribonuclease P protein component — MKKSFRVKREKDFKAIFTDGTSFANRKFVVYQLENQKSHFRVGLSVSKKLGNAVTRNQIKRRIRHILLSVREQLADNVDFVVIARKGVEGLDYAEMEKNLLHVLKLSKIYREGIRSEKETTVD, encoded by the coding sequence TTGAAGAAAAGCTTTCGTGTAAAAAGAGAGAAAGATTTTAAGGCTATTTTCACGGATGGAACAAGTTTTGCTAATCGTAAATTTGTTGTCTACCAATTGGAAAATCAGAAAAGTCATTTTCGAGTAGGGCTGTCCGTCAGTAAGAAATTAGGGAATGCAGTCACCAGAAATCAAATTAAAAGACGGATTCGACACATTTTGCTAAGTGTAAGGGAGCAGTTAGCTGATAACGTTGATTTTGTCGTAATTGCTCGAAAAGGGGTTGAAGGCTTGGATTATGCAGAAATGGAGAAAAATCTACTCCACGTATTAAAGTTATCAAAGATTTACCGGGAAGGAATTAGGAGTGAAAAAGAAACTACAGTTGACTAG
- the comGE gene encoding competence type IV pilus minor pilin ComGE, translating to MEKLNALRKLKIRAVILLEAVVALAIFASIATLLLGQIQKNRQEEAEILQKEEVLRVAKMALQTGQNQVRVNGVEIQVFSSEKGLEVYHGSEQLLAIKEP from the coding sequence ATGGAAAAATTAAACGCATTAAGGAAACTAAAAATTAGGGCAGTGATCTTACTAGAAGCAGTAGTAGCGCTAGCTATATTTGCCAGTATTGCAACCCTCCTCTTGGGACAAATTCAGAAAAATAGACAAGAAGAGGCAGAAATCTTGCAAAAGGAAGAAGTCTTACGTGTCGCTAAGATGGCCTTGCAGACGGGTCAAAATCAAGTGAGGGTAAATGGAGTGGAGATTCAGGTGTTTTCTAGTGAAAAGGGATTGGAGGTTTATCATGGTTCAGAACAGTTGTTGGCTATCAAAGAGCCATAA
- a CDS encoding YidC/Oxa1 family membrane protein insertase: MKKKLQLTSLLGLSLFIMTACGTSDVAADSTDIWSKFVYFFAEIIRFLSFDISIGVGIILFTILIRTILLPVFQTQMVASRKMQEAQPRIKALQEQYPGRDMESRTKLDQEMRKVYKELGVKHSSSLWPILIQMPVLLALFQALTRVDFLKTGHFLWVNLGGVDTSFILPILAAVFTFLSSWLSNKALPERSGAMTGMMYGMPVLIFIFAISSPSGVALYWAVSNAYQVLQTYFLNNPFKIIAAREAEVQAKKDLENRKRKAKKKAQKTK, translated from the coding sequence GTGAAAAAGAAACTACAGTTGACTAGTTTGCTGGGGCTGTCCCTATTTATCATGACAGCCTGTGGGACAAGCGATGTTGCAGCAGATTCTACAGATATATGGAGTAAATTTGTCTATTTTTTTGCTGAAATCATCCGCTTCTTGTCCTTTGACATTAGTATCGGAGTGGGGATTATCCTCTTTACGATCCTGATTCGTACGATTCTATTACCAGTCTTTCAGACTCAGATGGTGGCCTCTAGAAAAATGCAAGAGGCTCAACCACGCATCAAGGCTCTGCAAGAACAATATCCAGGTCGTGATATGGAAAGTAGAACCAAGCTGGATCAGGAGATGCGGAAGGTCTATAAAGAATTAGGGGTCAAACACTCTTCTTCTCTCTGGCCGATTTTGATTCAAATGCCGGTTCTCTTGGCTCTCTTCCAAGCCTTGACTCGAGTAGACTTTTTGAAAACAGGGCATTTTTTGTGGGTGAACCTTGGGGGAGTAGACACAAGCTTTATCCTTCCGATTTTGGCAGCAGTCTTTACCTTCTTAAGTAGCTGGTTATCGAATAAGGCTTTACCTGAAAGAAGTGGAGCTATGACAGGGATGATGTACGGGATGCCTGTACTGATCTTTATCTTTGCCATCTCTTCACCTAGTGGCGTAGCCTTGTACTGGGCAGTATCCAATGCTTATCAAGTTTTGCAAACTTACTTCTTAAATAATCCTTTTAAGATTATTGCAGCGCGTGAGGCGGAAGTACAAGCTAAAAAAGATTTGGAAAATAGAAAAAGAAAAGCCAAGAAAAAGGCTCAGAAAACGAAATAA
- the jag gene encoding RNA-binding cell elongation regulator Jag/EloR, with product MVLFTGSTVEEAIQKGLKELGIPRMKTHIKVVSKEKKGFLGLFGKNPAQVDIEAISETTVIKANQQAVKGVPKEINEQNEPVKTVTEATVDLGHVVEAIKKIEEEGQGVSDEIKAEILKNEKHASTILEETGHIAILNELQTGDAGVEAPAECEEFVSVSESVESQSLEDLGLKVEPSYDIEQVAAQVANYVQTIVDDMDVEGTISSDYNRRTINLQIDTNEPGRIIGYHGKVLKALQLLAQNYLYNRYSRTFYITINVNDYVEHRAEVLQTYAQKLATRVLEEGRSQQTDPMSNSERKIIHRIISRMDGVTSYSEGDEPNRYVVVDTE from the coding sequence ATGGTATTATTTACAGGTTCAACTGTTGAAGAAGCAATCCAGAAAGGATTGAAAGAGTTAGGTATTCCGAGAATGAAGACTCACATCAAGGTCGTGTCCAAAGAGAAGAAAGGTTTTTTAGGCTTATTTGGGAAAAACCCAGCTCAAGTTGATATTGAGGCGATTAGTGAGACGACTGTGATTAAGGCCAATCAACAAGCTGTAAAAGGTGTTCCGAAAGAAATCAATGAACAAAACGAACCTGTTAAGACAGTAACAGAGGCTACAGTTGATCTTGGTCATGTTGTTGAGGCGATTAAAAAAATAGAAGAGGAAGGTCAGGGTGTTTCTGATGAAATCAAGGCTGAAATCTTGAAAAATGAGAAACATGCTAGCACGATCTTAGAAGAAACAGGTCACATCGCGATTTTAAATGAATTGCAGACAGGAGATGCTGGAGTGGAAGCCCCAGCAGAGTGTGAAGAATTTGTATCTGTGTCAGAATCGGTAGAAAGCCAGTCTTTGGAAGATCTAGGTTTGAAGGTGGAGCCGAGTTATGACATCGAACAAGTAGCAGCTCAAGTGGCTAACTATGTTCAAACCATTGTGGATGATATGGATGTTGAAGGGACGATTTCAAGCGATTACAATCGCCGCACCATCAATCTTCAAATTGACACAAATGAACCAGGTCGTATTATCGGCTACCACGGAAAAGTATTGAAAGCACTTCAGCTTTTGGCACAAAACTACCTCTACAATCGCTATTCAAGAACTTTCTATATCACAATCAACGTCAATGATTACGTTGAACACCGTGCAGAAGTGTTGCAAACCTATGCACAAAAATTGGCGACTCGCGTTCTAGAAGAAGGTCGAAGCCAACAAACAGATCCAATGTCGAATAGCGAACGCAAGATTATTCATCGCATTATTTCACGCATGGATGGCGTGACGAGTTATTCTGAGGGTGATGAGCCAAATCGCTATGTAGTCGTAGACACAGAATAA
- the comGB gene encoding competence type IV pilus assembly protein ComGB, which translates to MDISQVFRLKRKKLATAKQKKIITLFNNLFSSGFHLVEIISFLGRSALLEKDYVTQMHQGLSQGKSFSEMMDSLGFSSAIVTQLSLAEVHGNLHLSLGKIEEYLDNLAKVKKKLIEVATYPLILLGFLLLIMLGLRNYLLPQLDSSNIATQIIGNLPQIFLGLVLVCSLSLLLALTFYKRGSKMRVFSMLARIPFLGIFVQTYLTAYYAREWGNMISQGMELTQIFQIMQEQGSQLFKEIGQDLAKALQNGREFSQTIARYPFFKKELSLIIEYGEVKSKLGSELEIYAEKTWEAFFTRVNRTMNLVQPLVFIFVALIIVLLYAAMLMPMYQNMEVNF; encoded by the coding sequence ATGGACATATCACAAGTCTTCAGGCTGAAACGGAAAAAATTAGCTACAGCTAAGCAGAAGAAAATCATCACCCTGTTTAACAATCTCTTCTCCAGTGGTTTTCATTTGGTGGAAATTATTTCTTTCTTGGGGAGAAGTGCCTTGCTAGAAAAGGACTATGTGACACAGATGCACCAAGGGCTGTCTCAGGGGAAATCCTTTTCAGAGATGATGGACAGCTTGGGTTTTTCAAGTGCTATTGTGACCCAATTATCTCTAGCTGAAGTTCATGGGAATCTTCATCTGAGTTTGGGAAAGATAGAAGAATATTTGGATAATTTGGCCAAGGTTAAGAAAAAGTTAATCGAAGTGGCGACCTATCCCCTGATTTTGCTGGGATTTCTCCTGCTAATCATGCTGGGATTGAGAAACTATCTACTACCCCAACTGGACAGTAGCAATATTGCCACCCAAATCATCGGCAATCTGCCACAAATTTTTCTGGGACTAGTGCTGGTTTGCTCTCTATCTTTACTTTTAGCTCTCACTTTCTACAAAAGAGGTTCTAAGATGCGGGTCTTCTCGATGTTAGCACGGATTCCCTTTCTTGGAATATTTGTCCAGACCTATCTGACAGCTTATTATGCGCGTGAATGGGGAAATATGATTTCGCAGGGAATGGAGCTGACGCAGATTTTTCAGATCATGCAGGAACAAGGTTCCCAGCTCTTTAAAGAAATCGGTCAAGATCTGGCTAAAGCCCTGCAAAATGGCCGCGAATTTTCTCAAACCATAGCGAGATATCCATTCTTTAAGAAGGAGTTGAGTCTCATCATCGAGTATGGGGAAGTCAAGTCCAAGCTAGGGAGTGAGTTGGAAATCTACGCAGAAAAGACTTGGGAAGCCTTTTTTACCCGAGTCAACCGCACTATGAACTTAGTACAGCCACTGGTTTTTATCTTTGTGGCCCTGATTATCGTTTTACTTTATGCGGCAATGCTCATGCCCATGTATCAAAATATGGAGGTAAATTTTTAA